One part of the Kryptolebias marmoratus isolate JLee-2015 linkage group LG13, ASM164957v2, whole genome shotgun sequence genome encodes these proteins:
- the nsrp1 gene encoding nuclear speckle splicing regulatory protein 1: MAVPTKQYGLILPQKKGASKTAVLQKPSVFGDDSDDETSVGESLQREAIKKKMMKQTRLEMQKALDQDSTVYDYDAVYDDMQKQKLESNKKVLGGADRRPKYIHQLMKAVEDRKKEQERRDERKIQKEREAEGEKFADKEAYVTTAYKKKLEEQKEEQEREKRQAEIEAALDVKKQKDLSGFYRHLLNQTVGEEAIPDRSANKSQTANVSEETERRTSPVPSPPSRENIPSSGSDNEECREQKTGFSKPGGGSAHSNRQYRQRSPSSGSGEERETERDRDRNKKRHRDRDRDRDRDRDRHRGREKDDRYGDRRSDKDRRKDRDRDRGRDDDRSRGRGDTEKDERHRKRDRSPKDREKNADREKRRNSNDDKRKNKHQEEEKERKKEPEKETTGISDAKDAGKEEPVREGRKEEEEEGGEEKQKRESEEKEEDEDKANKFAKRSTDQTVSSARERYMARQMARSACKTYIEKEEN; the protein is encoded by the exons ATGGCGGTCCCtacaaaaca GTACGGGCTGATCCTGCCGCAGAAGAAGGGTGCGTCGAAGACAGCAGTCCTGCAGAAACCCTCGGTGTTCGGGGACGACTCCGATGACGAA aCTTCAGTTGGGGAGAGTTTGCAGAGAGAAGCTATCAAAAAGAAGATGATGAAGCAG ACTCGTCTGGAGATGCAGAAGGCTCTTGACCAGGACAGCACTGTGTATGACTATGATGCTGTGTACGACgacatgcaaaaacagaaactcgAGAGCAACAAAAAAGTCCTTGGAGGTGCCGACAGAAGG CCAAAATACATTCACCAGCTGATGAAGGCAGTAGAGGATCGAAAGAAGGAACAAGAGCGAAGAGACGAGAGGAAAATTCAGAAGGAACGAGAGGCGGAGGGAGAGAAGTTTGCTGACAAAGAAGCCTATGTGACGACGGCCTATAAGAAAAAACTGGAGGAGCAgaaagaggagcaggagagagaaaaaagacagGCAGAGATCGAAG CTGCTTTGGAtgtgaagaaacagaaagaccTGAGCGGTTTTTACAGACACTTGTTGAATCAGACAGTTGGAGAGGAGGCCATACCTGATCGCTCGGCAAACAA GAGTCAAACTGCGAATGTTTCAGAAGAGACTGAGAGGAGGACATCGCCTGTTCCCTCACCCCCATCCCGGGAGAACATCCCGAGTTCGGGAAGTGACAACGAGGAATGCCGTGAGCAGAAGACTGGGTTTAGCAAACCTGGGGGAGGATCTGCTCACTCAAACCGCCAGTACCGACAGAGGTCACCCTCATCCGGAAGTGGAGAGGAGAGGGAAACGgagagggacagagacagaaataagAAGAGGCAtcgagacagagacagagacagagatagAGATAGAGACAGGCACAGGGGCAGAGAAAAGGACGATAGATATGGAGACAGAAGAAGTGACAAGGACAGAAGAAAGGACAGGGACAGAGATCGAGGTAGAGACGATGACAGAAGCAGAGGCAGGGGGGACACGGAGAAGGACGAGAGGCACAGAAAGAGGGACAGGAGCCCCAAAGACAGGGAGAAGAACGCCGAcagggagaagaggaggaattCAAATGATGACAAacggaaaaacaaacaccaggaggaagagaaggagcgGAAGAAGGAGCCCGAGAAGGAAACGACTGGAATAAGTGACGCAAAAGATGCCGGGAAGGAGGAACCGGTCAGGGAAGGgcggaaggaggaggaagaggaaggaggagaagaaaagcagaagaggGAAAGcgaggagaaagaagaagacGAGGACAAGGCGAACAAGTTTGCCAAGCGCAGCACGGATCAGACTGTGAGTTCGGCCCGAGAGCGGTACATGGCGAGACAGATGGCGCGTTCGGCCTGTAAGACCTACATCGAGAAAGAGGAGAACTGA
- the ssh2b gene encoding protein phosphatase Slingshot homolog 2b isoform X2 — MALVTVQRSPTPSTSSSPCVSESGSGEDDRRSQPRSISESFLTVKGAALFLPRGNGSSPSSASRFSQLRSKHAGDIQQHLQTMFTLLRPEDNIKLAVRLESSNTQATRYMVVVSTIGRQDTEESVVLGMDFSPVDGSCSVGLVLPLWSDTLIHLDGDGGFSVSTDNRIHVFKPVSVQAMWSALQSLHKACEVARCHNYFPGSLFLTWVSYYQSRVSSDQARINEWNAMQDVQSHRADSPVLFSDVPTERERTERQIKTSLREIMTQKDLENVTCKEIRTELEMHMTCNLREFKEFIDNEMIVILGQMDSPTEIFDHVFLGSEWNASNLEELQKSGVQYILNVTREIDNFFPGVFEYHNIRVYDEEATDLLAYWNDTYKFISRAKKCGSKCLVHCKMGISRSAATVIAYAMKEYGWDLKKAFDYVKERRTVTKPNPSFMRQLEEYQGILLASKQRHNKLWRSHSDSDLSEHHEPLSKSYAQPHSLGRSDPRNQASITPATSMKDLLESLGTSAITEKEAQAGVRSSQPVSSSCGGAAGLSGDAEAGGLEAPSQADKAPSRQLNSSIAGSVSLSPPLSNGLCDSEEQPSCPPLYQPRAATVVPEPQRTDINVAQSILVDQPHPPPSVHHLPLSPPSSPAQTGTDEAVRAQASSCSAMKPMPESVPEPVPEPTAAQTQSTHQSPELNKKTDGDQQACDAAHPPSSNDSVSHPSAIPQDNVLLFGHSADHINFFSAREKFKGMSDDGKPHSAAAKSCAKEHLQLTHEVPTSEGNEEEKSKEMNVPVQVTGVKPTETFSQPEPQSSHDQEVTKPKQEVEDQDVCSTKELKNKEDEEGAPARLYSDWTRGSVRRATQQLEQRMKHEHETPPPSSSLPSLSGCTSSSQRRPNSIHSTSASLSHETLAVQQGGEDMKFRDIKRWSTHINEMGHNDKSTKGHKVQPADTRLLSTSSAFQHSAPSPFASVNFLCLEGVTELESGVDWDCFTEGPHSDIVMRDTWETLCELGAFLHQVGGNRKPRCAGSAQKRGGSFQKKVREVEARIRQAGLTPPSLMKRSASLAKLGCLELLANDLSEWELSCSAVAPPSAQAPVHAIGDESKKQRVHSFSSSDSKQPEALEMTPDRLSKAAESSPEVSAPSNPSPQRGKLLNTGQDSLHSPGLTLLTAKQQYGRTHPLRQLKKRTVNTLYHTM, encoded by the exons ATGGCGCTGGTTACCGTGCAGCGTTCACCGACCCCCAGCACCAGCTCCAGCCCCTGCGTTTCG GAGTCCGGTAGCGGGGAGGATGACCGCCGCTCTCAGCCGAGGAG CATCAGTGAAAGTTTCCTGACAGTTAAAGGAGCTGCTCTCTTCTTACCTCGAGGAAATGGCTCCTCCCCTTCGTCTGCGTCTCGCTTCTCCCAGCTGCGGAGTAAACATGCAG GGGACATCCAGCAGCATCTACAGACCATGTTCACTCTCCTCAGACCAGAGGACAACATCAAGCTG gCGGTTCGTTTGGAAAGCTCCAACACTCAGGCGACCCGCTACATGGTGGTGGTCTCAACCATCGGCCGTCAGGACACGGAGGAGAGCGTGGTGCTGGGCATGGACTTCAGTCCGGTCGATGG CTCGTGTTCCGTTGGGTTGGTTTTGCCTTTATGGAGTGACACCTTAATACACCTGGATGGAGATGG GGGATTCAGCGTGTCAACCGATAACCGAATTCATGTTTTCAAACCCGTTTCTGTGCAAGCCATGTG GTCGGCCTTACAGTCGCTGCATAAAGCTTGCGAAGTGGCTCGCTGTCACAACTATTTCCCAGGCAGCTTGTTCCTCACCTGGGTCAGCTACTATCAGAGCCGGGTCTCGTCCGACCAGGCCCGCATCAACGAGTGGAACGCCATGCAGGATGTGCAGTCGCACCGCGCCGACTCGCCCGTGCTCTTCTCCGATGT ACCTACGGAGAGGGAGAGGACGGAGCGACAGATAAAAACCAGCTTGAGGGAAATCATGACGCAGAAAGATCTGGAGAATGTGACCTGCAAGGAG ATTCGAACTGAGCTGGAGATGCACATGACGTGCAACCTGCGAGAGTTTAAGGAATTCATCGACAATGAGATGATTGTCATTCTGGGCCAAATGGACAGTCCTACGGAGATCTTTGACCACGTCTTCTTG GGGTCTGAGTGGAATGCATCCAAtttggaggagctgcagaagagCGG AGTTCAGTACATCCTGAATGTAACGAGGGAGATTGATAACTTCTTCCCCGGTGTGTTTGAGTACCACAACATCCGTGTTTACGATGAGGAGGCCACTGACCTGCTTGCCTATTGGAATGACACCTACAAGTTCATATCTAGAGCAAA GAAATGTGGGTCCAAGTGCCTGGTGCACTGCAAGATGGGGATAAGTCGCTCCGCGGCCACAGTCATCGCCTACGCCATGAAGGAGTACGGCTGGGATCTGAAAAAAGCCTTTGATTACGTCAAGGAGCGTCGAACTGTGACCAAACCCAACCCTTCTTTCATGAGGCAGCTGGAGGAGTATCAGGGTATACTCCTGGCCAg CAAGCAGAGGCACAACAAACTGTGGCGTTCCCACTCTGACAGCGATTTGTCTGAGCACCACGAGCCGCTGTCTAAATCCTACGCTCAGCCCCACAGCCTGGGCCGTTCTGACCCCCGTAACCAGGCGAGCATCACGCCGGCTACCTCTATGAAAGATCTGCTGGAATCACTGGGAACTTCAGCCATCACGGAAAAAGAAGCACAGGCTGGCGTCCGGTCCAGTCAGCCTGTCTCTTCTTCCTGTGGAGGAGCGGCGGGTCTGTCGGGTGATGCTGAAGCTGGAGGCCTCGAGGCCCCCTCTCAGGCTGACAAAGCCCCCAGCAGGCAGCTCAACTCGTCCATAGCTGGTTCTGTGTCTTTATCTCCCCCGCTCTCTaatggcctctgtgactcaGAGGAGCAGCCCTCATGCCCTCCTCTCTACCAACCAAGAGCTGCCACCGTGGTGCCTGAGCCTCAGAGGACGGATATAAATGTCGCACAAAGCATTTTGGTGGACCAGCCTCACCCACCTCCGTCCGTTCACCAcctccccctctctcccccTTCATCTCCAGCTCAGACGGGCACGGACGAAGCTGTCAGAGCACAGGCGTCGTCCTGCTCTGCGATGAAACCGATGCCGGAGTCGGTGCCTGAGCCGGTGCCTGAGCCAACGGCCGCGCAAACACAGAGCACGCACCAGTCTCCAGAGCTCAACAAAAAGACCGACGGTGACCAGCAGGCGTGTGACGCGGCTCACCCTCCATCCTCTAACGACTCCGTCAGCCATCCCAGTGCCATTCCACAGGACAATGTGCTGCTGTTCGGACACAGCGCAGACCACATCAACTTTTTCAGTGCCAGGGAAAAGTTCAAGGGAATGAGTGATGATGGCAAACCTCACTCTGCCGCAGCGAAGAGCTGTGCTAAagagcatctacaactgactcaCGAGGTCCCAACAAGTGAGGGgaatgaggaagaaaaaagtaag gaaaTGAATGTTCCTGTGCAGGTCACAGGAGTGAAGCCCACTGAGACTTTCAGCCAACCAGAACCTCAAAGCTCCCATGACCAAGAAGTGACAAAGCCGAAGCAGGAAGTAGAGGATCAGGATGTGTGCTCAACGAAggaactgaaaaataaagaggaCGAGGAGGGAGCGCCCGCCCGTCTCTACAGCGACTGGACGAGGGGCTCGGTGCGCCGCGCCACGCAACAGCTGGAGCAAAGAATGAAACACGAGCACGAGACGCCGCCGCCCTCCTCTTCTCTGCCGTCCCTTTCTGGGTGCACCTCCAGCTCTCAGCGCCGTCCTAACAGCATCCATTCGACATCAGCGTCTCTGTCACATGAGACGTTAGCTGTCCAGCAGGGGGGTGAGGATATGAAGTTTAGAGATATTAAAAGGTGGAGTACTCATATAAATGAGATGGGACATAAtgataaaagcacaaaaggACACAAAGTCCAGCCTGCTGATACCAGATTGCTCTCTACCTCTTCTGCTTTCCAACACTCCGCCCCGTCCCCGTTCGCCTCGGTGAACTTCCTCTGTTTGGAGGGCGTGACTGAATTAGAGTCGGGCGTAGACTGGGACTGCTTCACAGAGGGACCCCACAGTGACATCGTCATGAGGGACACGTGGGAGACTCTGTGCGAGCTGGGGGCCTTCCTGCACCAGGTGGGTGGAAACCGCAAGCCCAGGTGTGCGGGGAGCGCTCAGAAGCGAGGCGGCAGCTTCCAGAAGAAGGTGAGGGAGGTGGAAGCCAGGATTCGCCAGGCAGGCCTCACCCCTCCATCTCTGATGAAGCGCTCGGCCTCGCTGGCCAAACTGGGCTGCCTGGAGCTCCTTGCCAACGATCTGAGCGAGTGGGAGctcagctgctctgctgtggCGCCACCCTCGGCACAAGCTCCGGTCCACGCAATCGGGGATGAATCCAAGAAGCAGCGGGTCCACAGCTTTTCGTCCTCAGACAGCAAGCAGCCCGAAGCCCTTGAGATGACACCAGATAGACTTTCTAAGGCCGCAGAGAGCTCGCCAGAGGTCTCAGCACCTTCCAATCCGAGCCCACAGAGAGGAAAGCTCCTAAACACGGGTCAGGACTCTCTGCATTCACCCGGGCTGACGCTTCTGACGGCAAAGCAGCAATACGGAAGGACTCACCCTCTGAGGCAGCTAAAGAAAAGAACTGTTAATACCCTGTACCACACCATGTAA
- the ssh2b gene encoding protein phosphatase Slingshot homolog 2b isoform X1 has protein sequence MPPGVVTAPRSSSAGCFCACCGAKTRPHFTENSVLSQGEIYQLISESFLTVKGAALFLPRGNGSSPSSASRFSQLRSKHAGDIQQHLQTMFTLLRPEDNIKLAVRLESSNTQATRYMVVVSTIGRQDTEESVVLGMDFSPVDGSCSVGLVLPLWSDTLIHLDGDGGFSVSTDNRIHVFKPVSVQAMWSALQSLHKACEVARCHNYFPGSLFLTWVSYYQSRVSSDQARINEWNAMQDVQSHRADSPVLFSDVPTERERTERQIKTSLREIMTQKDLENVTCKEIRTELEMHMTCNLREFKEFIDNEMIVILGQMDSPTEIFDHVFLGSEWNASNLEELQKSGVQYILNVTREIDNFFPGVFEYHNIRVYDEEATDLLAYWNDTYKFISRAKKCGSKCLVHCKMGISRSAATVIAYAMKEYGWDLKKAFDYVKERRTVTKPNPSFMRQLEEYQGILLASKQRHNKLWRSHSDSDLSEHHEPLSKSYAQPHSLGRSDPRNQASITPATSMKDLLESLGTSAITEKEAQAGVRSSQPVSSSCGGAAGLSGDAEAGGLEAPSQADKAPSRQLNSSIAGSVSLSPPLSNGLCDSEEQPSCPPLYQPRAATVVPEPQRTDINVAQSILVDQPHPPPSVHHLPLSPPSSPAQTGTDEAVRAQASSCSAMKPMPESVPEPVPEPTAAQTQSTHQSPELNKKTDGDQQACDAAHPPSSNDSVSHPSAIPQDNVLLFGHSADHINFFSAREKFKGMSDDGKPHSAAAKSCAKEHLQLTHEVPTSEGNEEEKSKEMNVPVQVTGVKPTETFSQPEPQSSHDQEVTKPKQEVEDQDVCSTKELKNKEDEEGAPARLYSDWTRGSVRRATQQLEQRMKHEHETPPPSSSLPSLSGCTSSSQRRPNSIHSTSASLSHETLAVQQGGEDMKFRDIKRWSTHINEMGHNDKSTKGHKVQPADTRLLSTSSAFQHSAPSPFASVNFLCLEGVTELESGVDWDCFTEGPHSDIVMRDTWETLCELGAFLHQVGGNRKPRCAGSAQKRGGSFQKKVREVEARIRQAGLTPPSLMKRSASLAKLGCLELLANDLSEWELSCSAVAPPSAQAPVHAIGDESKKQRVHSFSSSDSKQPEALEMTPDRLSKAAESSPEVSAPSNPSPQRGKLLNTGQDSLHSPGLTLLTAKQQYGRTHPLRQLKKRTVNTLYHTM, from the exons ATGCCTCCCGGCGTTGTGACCGCGCCGCGCAGCTCGTCGGCCGGCTGCTTCTGCGCCTGCTGCGGGGCGAAGACGAGACCCCATTTCACCGAGAACTCCGTGCTCTCTCAGGGGGAAATTTATCAGCT CATCAGTGAAAGTTTCCTGACAGTTAAAGGAGCTGCTCTCTTCTTACCTCGAGGAAATGGCTCCTCCCCTTCGTCTGCGTCTCGCTTCTCCCAGCTGCGGAGTAAACATGCAG GGGACATCCAGCAGCATCTACAGACCATGTTCACTCTCCTCAGACCAGAGGACAACATCAAGCTG gCGGTTCGTTTGGAAAGCTCCAACACTCAGGCGACCCGCTACATGGTGGTGGTCTCAACCATCGGCCGTCAGGACACGGAGGAGAGCGTGGTGCTGGGCATGGACTTCAGTCCGGTCGATGG CTCGTGTTCCGTTGGGTTGGTTTTGCCTTTATGGAGTGACACCTTAATACACCTGGATGGAGATGG GGGATTCAGCGTGTCAACCGATAACCGAATTCATGTTTTCAAACCCGTTTCTGTGCAAGCCATGTG GTCGGCCTTACAGTCGCTGCATAAAGCTTGCGAAGTGGCTCGCTGTCACAACTATTTCCCAGGCAGCTTGTTCCTCACCTGGGTCAGCTACTATCAGAGCCGGGTCTCGTCCGACCAGGCCCGCATCAACGAGTGGAACGCCATGCAGGATGTGCAGTCGCACCGCGCCGACTCGCCCGTGCTCTTCTCCGATGT ACCTACGGAGAGGGAGAGGACGGAGCGACAGATAAAAACCAGCTTGAGGGAAATCATGACGCAGAAAGATCTGGAGAATGTGACCTGCAAGGAG ATTCGAACTGAGCTGGAGATGCACATGACGTGCAACCTGCGAGAGTTTAAGGAATTCATCGACAATGAGATGATTGTCATTCTGGGCCAAATGGACAGTCCTACGGAGATCTTTGACCACGTCTTCTTG GGGTCTGAGTGGAATGCATCCAAtttggaggagctgcagaagagCGG AGTTCAGTACATCCTGAATGTAACGAGGGAGATTGATAACTTCTTCCCCGGTGTGTTTGAGTACCACAACATCCGTGTTTACGATGAGGAGGCCACTGACCTGCTTGCCTATTGGAATGACACCTACAAGTTCATATCTAGAGCAAA GAAATGTGGGTCCAAGTGCCTGGTGCACTGCAAGATGGGGATAAGTCGCTCCGCGGCCACAGTCATCGCCTACGCCATGAAGGAGTACGGCTGGGATCTGAAAAAAGCCTTTGATTACGTCAAGGAGCGTCGAACTGTGACCAAACCCAACCCTTCTTTCATGAGGCAGCTGGAGGAGTATCAGGGTATACTCCTGGCCAg CAAGCAGAGGCACAACAAACTGTGGCGTTCCCACTCTGACAGCGATTTGTCTGAGCACCACGAGCCGCTGTCTAAATCCTACGCTCAGCCCCACAGCCTGGGCCGTTCTGACCCCCGTAACCAGGCGAGCATCACGCCGGCTACCTCTATGAAAGATCTGCTGGAATCACTGGGAACTTCAGCCATCACGGAAAAAGAAGCACAGGCTGGCGTCCGGTCCAGTCAGCCTGTCTCTTCTTCCTGTGGAGGAGCGGCGGGTCTGTCGGGTGATGCTGAAGCTGGAGGCCTCGAGGCCCCCTCTCAGGCTGACAAAGCCCCCAGCAGGCAGCTCAACTCGTCCATAGCTGGTTCTGTGTCTTTATCTCCCCCGCTCTCTaatggcctctgtgactcaGAGGAGCAGCCCTCATGCCCTCCTCTCTACCAACCAAGAGCTGCCACCGTGGTGCCTGAGCCTCAGAGGACGGATATAAATGTCGCACAAAGCATTTTGGTGGACCAGCCTCACCCACCTCCGTCCGTTCACCAcctccccctctctcccccTTCATCTCCAGCTCAGACGGGCACGGACGAAGCTGTCAGAGCACAGGCGTCGTCCTGCTCTGCGATGAAACCGATGCCGGAGTCGGTGCCTGAGCCGGTGCCTGAGCCAACGGCCGCGCAAACACAGAGCACGCACCAGTCTCCAGAGCTCAACAAAAAGACCGACGGTGACCAGCAGGCGTGTGACGCGGCTCACCCTCCATCCTCTAACGACTCCGTCAGCCATCCCAGTGCCATTCCACAGGACAATGTGCTGCTGTTCGGACACAGCGCAGACCACATCAACTTTTTCAGTGCCAGGGAAAAGTTCAAGGGAATGAGTGATGATGGCAAACCTCACTCTGCCGCAGCGAAGAGCTGTGCTAAagagcatctacaactgactcaCGAGGTCCCAACAAGTGAGGGgaatgaggaagaaaaaagtaag gaaaTGAATGTTCCTGTGCAGGTCACAGGAGTGAAGCCCACTGAGACTTTCAGCCAACCAGAACCTCAAAGCTCCCATGACCAAGAAGTGACAAAGCCGAAGCAGGAAGTAGAGGATCAGGATGTGTGCTCAACGAAggaactgaaaaataaagaggaCGAGGAGGGAGCGCCCGCCCGTCTCTACAGCGACTGGACGAGGGGCTCGGTGCGCCGCGCCACGCAACAGCTGGAGCAAAGAATGAAACACGAGCACGAGACGCCGCCGCCCTCCTCTTCTCTGCCGTCCCTTTCTGGGTGCACCTCCAGCTCTCAGCGCCGTCCTAACAGCATCCATTCGACATCAGCGTCTCTGTCACATGAGACGTTAGCTGTCCAGCAGGGGGGTGAGGATATGAAGTTTAGAGATATTAAAAGGTGGAGTACTCATATAAATGAGATGGGACATAAtgataaaagcacaaaaggACACAAAGTCCAGCCTGCTGATACCAGATTGCTCTCTACCTCTTCTGCTTTCCAACACTCCGCCCCGTCCCCGTTCGCCTCGGTGAACTTCCTCTGTTTGGAGGGCGTGACTGAATTAGAGTCGGGCGTAGACTGGGACTGCTTCACAGAGGGACCCCACAGTGACATCGTCATGAGGGACACGTGGGAGACTCTGTGCGAGCTGGGGGCCTTCCTGCACCAGGTGGGTGGAAACCGCAAGCCCAGGTGTGCGGGGAGCGCTCAGAAGCGAGGCGGCAGCTTCCAGAAGAAGGTGAGGGAGGTGGAAGCCAGGATTCGCCAGGCAGGCCTCACCCCTCCATCTCTGATGAAGCGCTCGGCCTCGCTGGCCAAACTGGGCTGCCTGGAGCTCCTTGCCAACGATCTGAGCGAGTGGGAGctcagctgctctgctgtggCGCCACCCTCGGCACAAGCTCCGGTCCACGCAATCGGGGATGAATCCAAGAAGCAGCGGGTCCACAGCTTTTCGTCCTCAGACAGCAAGCAGCCCGAAGCCCTTGAGATGACACCAGATAGACTTTCTAAGGCCGCAGAGAGCTCGCCAGAGGTCTCAGCACCTTCCAATCCGAGCCCACAGAGAGGAAAGCTCCTAAACACGGGTCAGGACTCTCTGCATTCACCCGGGCTGACGCTTCTGACGGCAAAGCAGCAATACGGAAGGACTCACCCTCTGAGGCAGCTAAAGAAAAGAACTGTTAATACCCTGTACCACACCATGTAA